A window of Cytobacillus sp. FSL H8-0458 genomic DNA:
CCATGGAAGGTTATTAATTTACCTTTAGAGGCAGAAGATGATAATGATCATTTAGGTAGGAAAATAGGTGAACCTTTATGGCCTGAACGTTATGGTATTGATTTTATTGAAACCCGTAAGAAGATGTCTGCTACTTCATTCAATGCTCTTTATCAAGGTAGACCAACTTCTCAAGAGGGTAACATTGTTAAGCGAGAATGGTGGAAAAAGTATACTTCTTTACCTAAGATACCTCGTAAGATTATGTCTATAGATGCAACCTTTAAGGATAGTGAATCATCTGATTATGTATCTATTCAAGTATGGGGTAAAAGTGGGGCTAATGCTTATCTAATTGATAGGCATAAAGCAAGGATGGATTTCCCGACAACACTAAAAGCAATTTATCAAATGAAATCAAAACATAATGATATTAGTGGGATATTTGTTGAAGATAAAGCTAATGGATCAGCAATTATTTCTATGTTAAGAAATAAATTATCTGGCATTATTCCAGTTAATCCTCAAGGTGGAAAGATTGCAAGGGTTAATGCTATATCCGATTACATACAAGCTGGTAATGTATGGTTACCTAAAGATGAACCTTGGGTTGAAGAATTTATAGAAGAATGGGCTGCTTTCCCTCGTGGTAAACATGATGACGATGTTGATTCAGCATCACAAGCCCTCAATAAACTGTTTTATTATTATGCTGAAATCCCTGAACCTTCAGATCCAGATAATCCAACTCCTGAAGAAAGATATCAATCAATGGTTAATGACATGACTGGTGGAGCGCCTCCATCATCAATATTTAAATGGTAGGTGTATTAATGAATATTTTAATTGGGCTATTAAGTGGAATAGTCTTATTTGTCGTTCTGATATTAGCTTTTTATTTGGGTTTTAAATTTGGCAGCAAGAATCAACAAACAACTACAACTTTACAAAATGAACAATTAGATGAACAACAAAAAAAAGCGCAAGAATTACATGAAGCTTTTACAAGTATGATGAATTACGATGTACAGACAGCTCTACAACGGAAGAAGGTGTAATACTAATTGAATAGTTATAACGACAAAACTGAAGATTGGCGGTTGTATGAGGCTGGCAAACAATACAATAACAGATTAGAACCTAATTATTATGATACGGTTGATGCCAATTATGAATTCTTTCACGGTAATCAATGGCGTAATGTTAAAGCTGAGAACATACCAAAGCCTACTTTCAACATTATAAAAAGGATAACTCAGTTTCTTGTAGCTAGTTTAACATCGTCAAAAATTAAGCTACATTTTGAACCTTTGCCTTTCTTTCAGCAACCTACAGAAGAAGGTCAATTAAACAGTGCAGATATTGCTAATGCTCAAACAACTAGCTTATTTGAAAAGTTTAAAATGGATTTTAAAATTAAAGAAGCATTATTTGATGCTGCTATTACCGGTGATTCATGTGCTCACTTTTTCTTTGATGTAACTAAACAACCTTATGGAAGTTTATCAGAGGTTCGTGGTGAAATTGGATTCGAATTAGTTGACGGTTCCAATGTTTTCTTTGGAAATGCCAATAATTCAAACGTTGAATCACAACCCTATATCATTGTCTCTGGTCGTGATATGGTTAGAAATCTTAAAGAACAAGCTAAGCGATACAAACAAAAAGACTCAGAGGTAAATAGCATTACAAATGATTATAACTATCACGAACAAACTTCTGACTCAGGAAAGATTGAAGTGGAAGCTGATGAATATGGAAAAGCATTATACATAATTGTTTACAAAAAGAAAAAGGTAAAGCGAGCTAAGAAAGATGAGCAAGGAAATGAAATGTTTGATGTATCTGGAAATCCTGTAACTGAAGAAGTTGAAACAATTGTAGCAAGTAAAAGTGTTGAGAATGCTTATATCTTTAAAGATGTAGATACTGGTCTATCTCATTATCCTGTTGCTTGGTTAAATTGGGAAAAACAGAAGAATCAATATCATGGTAGAGCATTATGTACAGGGATTTTACCTAACCAAATATTTATTAATCGTATGTTTGCAATGGTTATGTACCATCTTCAAATGACAGCCTTCCCTAAAACTGTATATAATGCTGATGTTATTACTTCTTGGAGTAATGAAATTGGTCAAGCAATTGCAGTAAGAGGATTGGGAACTAATGAGAACATTAAGAATATTGCTGGTTATCTTGAGCCAGGTAATATGTCCAATCGAATTGAAAGTGTTATAGATTTAGCTATGCAATATACAAAAGAAACTCTAGGTATCTCAGATGCAGCACTTGGAAATGTAGATCCTAAGAATACATCAGCTATTATTGCAGTTCAAAAAAGTACAGCCATTCCATTAGAGAATCCTAAATCGAATCTTTATGAATGGGTTGAGGATATAGGAAAGATACTTTTAGATTTTATGGGTACATACTATGGAATCAGACCTGTCCCTGTTGATCAGAATGGAGAAAAGGTAGTTGTAGAATATGACTTTAATCAATTTAAAGACTTATTCTTAGATATACGTGCTGATGTTGGTGAATCTTCTTACTGGTCTGAAATCGCTTCAATACAGACATTAGATAACTTGTTGGGTAATGGTCATATAGATATAATTGAATATTTAGAACGTACACCTGATGAATATATACCTCAAAAAGAAGAACTGATTTCAAGTATAAAAGAACGTATGCAACAACAAGTTATGAATCCTGAGCAATTAGTTAGTCAATTACCACCTGAAGAACAAGCAGCATTTATGAATGCACCACCAGAAGTACAGCAGCAAATATTAGCGCAAATACAGCAGCAACCACAAGCACCACCACAAGGAGCAATGTAATGGAGATATTTTGGTTATTGTTTGCTCATTTATTAGCTGATTACCCTTTACAGGGTGAATTTCTAGCTACTATGAAGGGGAAAAATCACATTGTTCTAGTATCACATGCCGGGATATGGACTGGAACTATTTGTATAGGGTTAGTGTTATTAGATATTCCGTTCACTCATTTTGATGTAGTGTTTTTATTTGCTATTCATTGTGTAGCGGATTATATGAAAGCTAAACCAATAGGATTTTACAAACGCCTCAATCCTTTAGGATGGGGTCTTTTTATTGATCAAATGATTCACGTTTTACAATTGGCATTTGTTTTGTATATCTAAGTCATTGTCCTGGATATGACGTTAAACTGTCTCAAATATTCCCCTACCATAGGGAAAGGAGCTTTAACTTATGAAATTTATCGCCAACCATAGCGGACGTTTGTTGAAATTGGATTTACAGTATTTCGCAGAGGATGAAGATTTTATTCTTCCTGATGATTTTGAAGCGGAAACTGTAGAACCGGAAGTACCTGAAGCTGTTAGTGAGGAATCTTTTGAAGAACCTTTAGAGGAACCTGCAGAAGAAACCGAGCAGACAGAGGAATTAACCGAACAGCAACAAGAGGAACAGCGTCAAGCCTTCCTCAAAGTTAAATATAACAAAGAGGAAATGGATCTTGACGAGGATACAGCCCGGGAATTGGCTCAAAAGGGTTTGAACTATGACAAGGTACAGGAACGTTTACAAGCGCTTGAAAGTGATCCACGTTTATCCTTTGTCGAGGAATTAGCCAAAGAGCAGGGAATGACCACAGAGCAGTATCTTGAAGCTGTACAGGAGTACAAAGAGCAAGAAAAACTGAATGAATTGATTCAGCAGAACATTCCAGAAGAATTAGCAAAAGAAATTCTTGAAACAAGGAAGATGCGCGAGGAAATTCAGTCTGAAAAACAAGCCAAAGTTGAAGAACAGAGAAAAAATGCAGAATTTCAAGAGTTCTTTGATTACTACAAGCAAGCTCAAGGAAAAGATTTTGATCCAAATAAAGATCAGATTCCACCAGAAGTTTGGCAAATGAATCAAAATGGAGTTCCACTAAAGTATGCTTTTATGGAACATCATTCTAATCAGTTATTATCACAAATTCAAGTATTAAAACAAAACAAGGAAAATGAGCAAAGAGCACCTATTGGAAGTTTAACTAATCACGGAAGCACAGAAGTAGCTTCTGAGGATGATTTCCTAAAGGGCTTTAACTCAATCTAATAATAAAAATAGGAGTGGATAAAAATGGCAGTAAATTTAGCGGCAAAATATGAGAAAAAAGTAGACGAGCGTTTTAAACATAAATCTTTAACACAAGCAGCGGTGAACACTGATTACGATTGGACTGGAGTAGATACAATTAAGGTTTACTCAATTCCAACAGTAGGAATGAATGATTATGTTAAATCTGGTACAAACCGTTATGGAGTAGCAGCAGAGCTGGATAATACAGTTCAAACTATGCTCTTAACTCGTGACCGTTCATTTACTTTCACTATTGATAAGGCTAACACACAAGATTCTCAAGGTGTAATGGAAGCTGGCAAGGCTCTTGCTCGACAAATCGATGAGGTAATCGTTCCGGAGATTGATGTATATCGTTTGGCTACAATGTCAGCAGCGGCTGTTGCAAATGGTCATACAGCTACAGTAGCAGTTACTAAGGATAATGCTTATTCATCCATCCTAACAGGAACAGAAAAGCTAGATGATAAGAAGGTTCCTACTGGAGGTCGTTTACTATATGTTACTCCAGCTTTCTATAACCTTATTAAACTTAGCCCAGAATTCATTAAATCTACAGAAATTGCACAGAAGATGCTGATTAATGGTCAGGTTGGTGAAATTGACGGTATGAAGGTAATTAAAGTTCCTTCTTCTTATATGCCAGCAAACACACCATTTCTAATTACTCATCCTGTTGCTACTGTAGGCGCGCAGAAGTTAGAGGATTATAAAATTCATGATAACCCTCCTGGTATCAATGGAAAGTTGGTTGAAGGTCGTAAGCGGTATGATGCTTTTGTATTGGAAAACAAAAAGAACGCACTGTACGTTCATAAAACTCTATAATACATAAAATTTTCAAAGGAGTGATTCTAGATGAGTAAAGTATTTGTTACTGAAAAAGGTGAAAAACTAGTTGCTCGTGATGAAATTCAAGCAGCAGCTTTTAAAAAGGCTGGACTTAAAGAAAAGCCAGAGAAGAAGTAATTATCTATGGGGTGGACGGTTGTCTACCCCCTTTTTTTATTTGTATTTAAAGGGGTGATAGCGTGACAGTCACAGCAAAACAGGTCTATGATGCGGCTCTGGTTCTAATGGATGAAGTAACAGATACTGGAATTATTGCACCAGATAACCCAACTTATTACCAAAACAAAGCAGTAATAATATTGAATGCTCTTCAAATGGAGTTAACTCCAGCGTCACAGGAGGCCATTCTTATAACTAGCCTTTCGGACGAAATAACGGTATCTGATCGATTAGCACTGCTTGTATTACCCTATGGGTTGGCTGCTCATTTAATGATGGCAGAAGGCGACAGTGGAATGACAGTGGCATCCTTTCTAAACAATCGTTATGAAGAATTGAAAAGAAAGAATTCTTCTAGCATCCAGCCGATTGAGGATAAGTACGATGTTTTAGGTGGGTGGGAGTAACCGATGGCACGTATGGAAGTGAAAAGAAGCCAGAAACCAATGATGCTACGGATAGGACCATTCGGAGGTATTGATTTAAGCTCATCTCCAGCTGAAATTGATCAAAAGCGTTCTCCTGATATGGTCAATTTTTCTATAGACGAAAGAGGATCTTTGAACAAACGCACAGGTTACGAAAGAATCTATTTGGAGTCATTAGGCAATGGGGCAATTCATGGAATGCATGAATATAGAAAAAAAGATGGTACTGTCCGATTTTTATTGGCTCACGGTAACAACTTATACACACAATCAGGCGATCAGCAGCCTGTTTTAATATCAAGCATTTTATCAGATCAACAAATCTCATTCTTTGATCTTAATGATAAATGCTACATTATGGATGGCGCCTCCCTCCTTGTTTACGACGGGGTAAACGTGACTCAACCTACTCCGTATATACCTACCCTTACTGTCAGTAACGAACCTTTGGGCGGTGGTACTCCATACGAAGACTTTAATCTAATCGGTAAAGGATTCAAAGAGAGCTTTTCAGGCGATGGTACGGCAACGGTGTACCAACTGTCCTTGAAAGGGTTGGATGGAGATCTAGTAAAGGTATCAATTGATGCTGTGTCTGAAAAAGTGGAAGGGGAAGCGGATGCTGGTTTCACGGTTGACCGTGCAGCAGGAAAAATCACCTTCACCACAGCACCACCGACAGGAACAAACAATGTTATTATAACTGCATTCAAAACAATTTCTGGACTATCCGAAAGAGTGCTGAAATGCAGATTTCATACAATGTATGGGGGATCTAATGACACAAGGGTGTTTATTAGCGGTAATCCAGATTACCCGAATCATATTTGGCGGAGCGGTCTTTATGACCCTTCATACTGGCCTGAAAATGGATTTTATAAAATAGGTGCGGATAATGATTCTGTAAAAGGATTTTGTAAACAATATGACACTCTTGTGATTATCAAGGAAAGGTCATTATGGAACATGTCTTATGAATTGAATAATGGT
This region includes:
- the terL gene encoding phage terminase large subunit; the protein is MSLTTREQLELQALLELKYLDKVKQDYAEYVEYTHDGLYQHAKHTRYLCSVIQEALDKKKKMLNGEIPKQNQYIALSIPPRHGKSMTITETLPSFYLGQFPNDRVILAGYNTDFATKFGKKNKDKVELYGKKVFGRTIKKGSSSATDWDIEGHRGGVISRGILSGVTGEGSDLMIIDDPIKTREEANSEVTRNKIWGEWIDSFSTRLHPAAIVIIIMTRWHEDDLVGRLLNEEYGEPLPWKVINLPLEAEDDNDHLGRKIGEPLWPERYGIDFIETRKKMSATSFNALYQGRPTSQEGNIVKREWWKKYTSLPKIPRKIMSIDATFKDSESSDYVSIQVWGKSGANAYLIDRHKARMDFPTTLKAIYQMKSKHNDISGIFVEDKANGSAIISMLRNKLSGIIPVNPQGGKIARVNAISDYIQAGNVWLPKDEPWVEEFIEEWAAFPRGKHDDDVDSASQALNKLFYYYAEIPEPSDPDNPTPEERYQSMVNDMTGGAPPSSIFKW
- a CDS encoding portal protein, with the protein product MNSYNDKTEDWRLYEAGKQYNNRLEPNYYDTVDANYEFFHGNQWRNVKAENIPKPTFNIIKRITQFLVASLTSSKIKLHFEPLPFFQQPTEEGQLNSADIANAQTTSLFEKFKMDFKIKEALFDAAITGDSCAHFFFDVTKQPYGSLSEVRGEIGFELVDGSNVFFGNANNSNVESQPYIIVSGRDMVRNLKEQAKRYKQKDSEVNSITNDYNYHEQTSDSGKIEVEADEYGKALYIIVYKKKKVKRAKKDEQGNEMFDVSGNPVTEEVETIVASKSVENAYIFKDVDTGLSHYPVAWLNWEKQKNQYHGRALCTGILPNQIFINRMFAMVMYHLQMTAFPKTVYNADVITSWSNEIGQAIAVRGLGTNENIKNIAGYLEPGNMSNRIESVIDLAMQYTKETLGISDAALGNVDPKNTSAIIAVQKSTAIPLENPKSNLYEWVEDIGKILLDFMGTYYGIRPVPVDQNGEKVVVEYDFNQFKDLFLDIRADVGESSYWSEIASIQTLDNLLGNGHIDIIEYLERTPDEYIPQKEELISSIKERMQQQVMNPEQLVSQLPPEEQAAFMNAPPEVQQQILAQIQQQPQAPPQGAM
- a CDS encoding DUF3307 domain-containing protein, with product MEIFWLLFAHLLADYPLQGEFLATMKGKNHIVLVSHAGIWTGTICIGLVLLDIPFTHFDVVFLFAIHCVADYMKAKPIGFYKRLNPLGWGLFIDQMIHVLQLAFVLYI
- a CDS encoding N4-gp56 family major capsid protein, encoding MAVNLAAKYEKKVDERFKHKSLTQAAVNTDYDWTGVDTIKVYSIPTVGMNDYVKSGTNRYGVAAELDNTVQTMLLTRDRSFTFTIDKANTQDSQGVMEAGKALARQIDEVIVPEIDVYRLATMSAAAVANGHTATVAVTKDNAYSSILTGTEKLDDKKVPTGGRLLYVTPAFYNLIKLSPEFIKSTEIAQKMLINGQVGEIDGMKVIKVPSSYMPANTPFLITHPVATVGAQKLEDYKIHDNPPGINGKLVEGRKRYDAFVLENKKNALYVHKTL